The following are encoded in a window of Panicum virgatum strain AP13 chromosome 5N, P.virgatum_v5, whole genome shotgun sequence genomic DNA:
- the LOC120673664 gene encoding uncharacterized protein LOC120673664 — protein MGIQVAAVVTPPPCSSPSSSSPASPSSSAIAASPRHAVPRPGVRLGRSQSSLAGWSAGLARRRGGPPAIRRAISASVDSVGSDGGDDEEFLRRIQELAAGQHPGAGGCGWPASVERSASSVGLPLSLRMLKRRKQQQQQLEQGRWDERLMDRAGESARAAVGRAFASMVLIIRELQSFTLQMREALFYEDLQGVLARVHAEMHASFVWLFQHIFSGTPALMVSLMLLLANFTVYSMGDSVAAAATLRPPQAAVAAVEMVDTQTQQPAEQSHSQQRFDPAALKTFSATGRTASVGGNGDRGGKMRPVAGATGDGQSDESSHRQSGAVLPQDASQQATPLGAGSEASVSDSMAVEDELAIWKRISDEATRMQASVSAEELMDPEILEQLVAPVEAPAPAPDAEYSAEHAATARSYEQAVSEEPNNSLLLSNFAQFLYQVQGDHDRAEHFFKRSVRAEPADAEALGRYAVFLWQARNDLAAAEETYQEAIAADPSNAHHAAAYAHFLWNTGGEDTCYPLD, from the exons ATGGGCATCCAGGTCGCGGCGGtcgtcacgccgccgccgtgctcttccccctcgtcctcctccccggcgTCGCCTTCGTCCTCCGCCATTGCCGCGTCGCCGCGGCATGCCGTGCCGCGC CCCGGCGTCAGGTTGGGGAGGAGCCAGTCGTCGCTGGCCGGCTGGAGCGCGGGCCTcgcccggcgccgcggcgggccgCCCGCGATCAGACGCGCCATCAGCGCCAGCGTCGACAGCGTCGGGAGCGACGGCGGGGACGACGAGGAGTTCCTGAGGAGGATCCAGGAGCTCGCGGCGGGCCAGCACCctggcgccggcggctgcgggTGGCCGGCCAGCGTGGAGCGGAGCGCCAGCAGCGTCGGGCTGCCGCTGTCGCTGCGGATGCTCAAGCggcggaagcagcagcagcagcagctggagcAGGGGCGGTGGGACGAGCGCCTCATGGACCGCGCCGGCGagtccgcgcgcgccgcggtggGGCGCGCCTTCGCGTCCATGGTGCTCATCATCCGGGAGCTGCAGAGCTTCACGCTGCAGATGCGGGAGGCGCTCTTCTACGAGGACCTGCAGGGCGTCCTGGCGCGCGTCCACGCCGAGATGCACGCCTCCTTCGTCTGGCTCTTCCAGCACATCTTCTCCGGCACCCCGGCTCTCATGGTCTCCCTCATGCTGCTCCTCGCCAACTTCACCGTCTACTCCATGGGCGACagcgtcgcggccgccgccacgctccGGCCTCCCCAGGCCGCCGTGGCGGCCGTCGAGATGGTGGACACCCAGACCCAGCAGCCGGCGGAGCAATCCCATTCCCAGCAGCGGTTCGACCCCGCCGCGCTCAAGACGTTCTCAGCCACCGGCCGCACCGCCTCGGTGGGCGGGAACGGCGACCGGGGCGGCAAGATGCGGCCGgtcgccggcgccaccggcgaCGGCCAATCGGACGAGTCGTCGCACAGACAAAGCGGAGCGGTGCTGCCTCAGGACGCGTCGCAGCAGGCGACACCGCTCGGCGCGGGCTCGGAGGCGTCCGTGTCCGACTCAATGGCCGTGGAGGACGAGCTTGCCATCTGGAAACGGATATCCGATGAGGCGACCAGGATGCAGGCGAGCGTGAGCGCCGAGGAGCTGATGGACCCAGAAATCCTGGAGCAGCTCGTCGCGCcggtggaggcgccggcgccggcgccggacgcGGAGTACTCGGCGGAGCAcgcggccacggcgcggagcTACGAGCAGGCCGTTTCCGAGGAGCCCAACAACTCGCTGCTGCTTTCCAACTTCGCTCAGTTCCTGTACCAGGTGCAGGGCGACCACGACCG GGCGGAGCACTTCTTCAAGCGGTCGGTGCGCGCGGAGCCGGCGGACGCGGAGGCGCTGGGGCGGTACGCGGTGTTCCTGTGGCAGGCGCGCAACGACCTCGCGGCCGCGGAGGAGACGTACCAGGAGGCCATCGCCGCCGACCCCAGCAACGCGCACCACGCGGCGGCCTACGCGCACTTCCTGTGGAACACGGGCGGTGAGGACACATGCTACCCCCTCGACtga